In Vicia villosa cultivar HV-30 ecotype Madison, WI unplaced genomic scaffold, Vvil1.0 ctg.000418F_1_1, whole genome shotgun sequence, the DNA window ggtgtatgattGAAGGTATGATGTTTgtatgcctgtatatgatgtctggaatcatttttgggtgaaaagggtgtgaaatcgcaggtctgtcgcagatCTGAGAATTGGTAAAATTGCAGGTCTGCTaagcgggggggggggggggggggtctgCTGAGCGGAGGACCCGACCTGGTTAGATTCTGTCTAACGTCGCTAGaggcccgctgagcggaggtctgaaggaattcgcttctgcctcgcgtcgctgagcgaaccttgctgtgcgggaatttttctaaaactttaaaatggtgtatcttttgatccgtgaatcttttcttagtgtcgttttgggcgttgtgcaagtaattaaatgttttacatGATGAATGATACATATGGGCAGTGGCCggctttatttctttaaaactttatttaattacttgatgagaattgaacattgtgtgcatatgataTAGGTGTGACAATGCAttcgatgtgatgatgaattggttgtggttattattatgattgtgatgaatgcatgactatttgaatgatgttgaaaacatgtacatacttattcggtgatgtggtgttgagatgagttgttcatcgtgattcggtgatgtttttaagtatgttatgtgtgtttcattcattcatatgcattcagtgatggatcccggtgatgtttggatcgatggtggacatatttcccattgtgtggaaattctGTCGGttggccgtatctcgatgaggcgtagatcggttaggtggattgattccacggtttattggtatcacatgcatagtgtcagttgtgtcatatgcattttgtcataacatgattgtatggatttctgtgttatgtgttgtaatctattattgtgtgaattgatgaataataaatgtgaatctgaatgtgtataattgggtgaacggtatattatgatgcttgttgcttatgaattgcataatatttactaattgagaatgagactcacccttacatgttgtcattttcagattgaggagtagcggcattaatGCTccgtgaggatgactcgtagagtttatccgtttatgttgggtcgtgtcggtcatgctctgatcttgtaacactggggaacgatagttttataGTTTTATGAgcttactctattttatttggtgttggactATATTTCCATTGGTTGTATTTgacgatgtttcttattccgctgtgataaagatgattatgttttggtaaatcgtttcctaatgaagcatgactttgaccttagttggtttatttgtttttaaataattgtggcacccttgtgtttatgtttttactctgattatttatttaattgtcgcggggtttagaagggtgttacatctccCCTGTGAGAGGAAGAAAATATCTTAAGTCAAACATATCATATCTCACATACGCTTATACATAAGCACACCACTCAAATAACAAAGTATCTTACCTCATGTGAGCAAGACCTCTAAACTACTGTAAAACACCTTCGTACAGGGCTTCTCGCCGCTGTGAGCAAGTCCTAACCACCATACAACATAATATATACCTCTTAAGGCTTCAGAGTATTTCTGCCCTTTAGGAACAACACACATGTACTTTTTGACCAATACAAACTTCAAAAGATATTATTCAAACTATacctaaaataattataaaatagtcATAAGTTTCTATgttattaataaaagaaaataaactaGAGTCTCATGTTGACTCTCGATTTAACTTGATTAAATCTTTGAATAAACACGGATATAAAATCAACTTatggtatttaattaattaaaaactctagtccatttgaatttcaaatttacTTTCAATTTGATTTGGTTTTTAGCAAAGAGAAACAATAAACTTAAAGATAATATAattctaaaataaatttaattaaataatgggTCATGATAACGAGTGTCTCATAGTACTTTTTGGGTGTGTTTGGTTGTCAGAAGAaattgaaaagagagaaagagatgagaAAGAGTGAGAGAAGAGAGAAGTAGATGAGAAATATAGTAGATTTGAAGTTTGatataaaaaaaagataaaagaaatataagAGAAAGAAgtgttattattttcaaaaagacaacaataaccttcaaaataaaataaagtaattgaAGAAAGCACACATTATGAAGGGTAATTAATGGGGAAAAAATACAACAGACTTTCTCTGCACATTCTTCTCAACACTGTGAAGAAAGAAAAAGCATGTGGATCCCACTATATTAAGTCTCTTTTCCATACTTCTCTTCTTAACCAAGTAGGGTGAATTTAATACTTCTcatcttttctctctctctctcatatttctctctccttAAAATCACTTCAACCAAGCACACGGTCCTTTaagatttttaaataaaaacaaatattatctaaattaattaattattttaattttcaattcatTGAATAAAAATTTTCTAATGAAACATACTTTTCCTCTtaaaaaagtcaaatatttttatatttaatagattaaatacaattatttttttaaaaacatacaTTTTTAAACTCTTGACCAATGACCTGCCTCACTGTAACACTCGTCAGCATTTgccttattaattaatattatcttattttaaatataataaatgaattaataatttattatatattccATTTTTGTCAAATAATATATCGCCTTTTTAATCTGGTAATGCTCTTTCAATGTAATGAGTGATACTGAGCAGCCAATAATGAAAACATAGTGAAAGGTACTTTTGCAAGtatgtactccctccgtcccatattataagcaaatttcacCTTTAATAAACTGAACACATGTGTTTTGCCTTTCATGATGTTTTTCACCCAATTCTCTACGATACCATGTGTTTTGCGTTGCCAAATTTTTTATCCTTTCATCTAATTTTGTGATACGAAACGAATCATGAGTTTGTATCTGAGTTGAACTCGTTACATTATTTCACATTTGTCGCGACCTGGTTGCATCTAGCGACTGTGCGATGAGAGATTTGACCCGTCTTTATATACAACAAAATCATAACATAACAAAAGAAACAAGATAAGCTAACATGGCAAGTAGCATTTCAGAAACACCTCTATTACTCGCAACTCAAGAAGATAATGGAAACCACAACACACAGAGATGGTGGAACAAAATCTTGGATATGGAGGAAGCCAAACATCAACTCATGTTCTCACTTCCAATGATTCTTACAAACTTGTTCTATTACTTGATCACTTTGGTTTCAGTCATGCTTGTTGGTCACCTCGGTGAGCTTGAGTTAGCCGGTTCTACTCTCGCTAATTCTTGGTTTAGTGTCACTGGCGTGGCTGTTATGGTAATTTAtacaatttttgtttgttttcttaAATTTTGATCATGACAAGAGTTCTTGTATATTATATGTGTTCTTGTTTGTCTTAGGTTGGTTTAAGCGGTGCGCTAGAAACACTCTGTGGACAAGGTTTTGGAGCAAAGGAATATCACATGTTGGGAATTTATTTACAAAGCTCATGCATCATATCGTTTATTTTTTCAATCATTATATCCATTATTTGGTTCTATACACAACATATTCTTGTGTTTCTTCATCAATCACAAGACATTGCAAGGACAGCTGCACTCTATATGAAGTTTCTTATACCAGGATTACTTGCATATAGCATCTTGCAAAATATCTTGAGGTTTCTACAAACACAATCTGTAGTCGTGCCACTGGTTATCCTTTCAGCTATTCCAACATTGATTCATGTTGGGATTGCTTATGGATTTGTTGAATGGACTGGCTTGAATTTCATAGGTGGACCTATTGCAACTTCTGTTTCAATGTGGATATCAGTGATATTGTTAGGTTTATATGTCATGTATGCGAAGAAGTTTGAGAAAACATGGAGAGGATTTTCAATGCAATCATTTCATTATTTGTTTACAAACATGAAACTAGCTCTGCCTTCTGCAGGAATGGTGTGGTATGAGTTTCTAATacctttcactttttctgtttaatgTAAAATACTTATATTATGAATCTTACTATTTTACTTTATATTATTTCTAGTTTGGAGTATTGGGCTTTTGAAATTATGGTTTTCCTAGCTGGATTACTGCCTAACTCACAAATCACAACTTCATTGATTGCAATATGGTATGGTTCTTATACCTTTACATTTTTGTTACTAAAACGAAGAATAAAGATTCGTAAGACTAATTCTtcgaaaaatatatattatgcaGTGCAAACACAGAATTATTTGCTTACATGATTACTTACGGTCTTAGTGCTGCTGCAAGGTTAGTTAGTATAAGTTATCTTTCGACATAAGCATTTTAATCTACGTTCTTGTATTTATATTGAAAAGTTTGAACTTAACTTTGATAGCACAAGAGTTTCCAATGAATTGGGAGCAGGCCAACCAGAAAGAGCTAAAAATGCAATGAAAGTCACTCTAAAGCTCTCTCTTATCCTTGGATTGGGTTTTGTTTTGTTACTCGTATTTGGTCATGATTTATGGATTCAGCTGTTTAGTAATAGTCCTATTATCAAAGAGGAGTTTGCTTCAATAACACCTTTGCTTGCTATTTCCATACTACTAGATGCTGTCCAAGGTGTCTTATCAGGTTTGAATTCTTTATCTCTATTTACTTTTTCTCCATAATATGATCCTTAACAAAAACTGTTAGGTGTAAACATGTCTTAAATAATGCAGGGGTGGCTAGAGGATGCGGTTGGCAGCATTTAGCTGTTTATGTCAACCTTGCAACTTTTTATCTCATTGGTTTACCAATTTCATGCTTCCTCGGGTTTAAGACCAATTTGCAATATAAGGTAAAATAGTTACTCCATCCAGTTTTAAATATAAGCAAAAAGTATGTACATATATTTTGCGTCAATTTGTTTATTCACCGTGTTTTCTTTTGAATTCGGTTTATGATATAGGGTTTATGGATTGGTCTGATTTGTGGTCTTGTATGTCAAACTGGGACACTCTTACTTTTGACATGGCGTATCAAATGGACTAAACTGAATCTCTCAGCAGACAAAGATAAAGACCAGCCTATTGTTGTTTAAAAAATGAATGTCTGCCAATTTGAATTCAATAAGTCTGTGTTTGGAACTACAATGACATCTGGGCGAAACTATAATTTGGAACAAGCATTGACTTAAAAGATGATTACATCTTGTAATAAACACGAATTTTGTACCTAAAAATATGTTGTCCAAAACTATGCTTCCAAACATTTTAATTTTCACTTATGACTGTTGCAGAATCCATTTACTACGGTAACTTTTTAAGTTTTGCTTCACTAATTCAGGCTTTGTTTTTTAGTGATGGTCCCATCATGCACTAATTTTGCTTTGATCAATGACATGCAACAATTCTCTTCTGTAAAAAAATCAGATATATGATAAATTAAATAGGTAGAACAAATGAAGAGAAGATAAGAGTAAGATAGTTCACATGGCAACCAGTAGCATTCCGGATGGCACAGCAACACCTAATTTGCATGCAACTGTGGACGATAGGAAACAGAAATGGCGGAACAAAATCTTAGACATTGAGGAGGCCAAACATCAAGTCATGTTTTCACTCCCAATGATtcttacaaaattattatattacTCTATCGCTATGGTTTCTGTCATGCTTGTTGGTCATCTTGGTGAGCTTGAGTTAGCTGGTGCTACTCTTGCTAACTCATGGTTTGGTGTCACTGGTGTCGCTGTTACGGTACTTTACAATTTAtgcattattatttttccatttCCATAGATGTTGATATGAACAATGAATTCTTGTATGTGTTCATTAATTAGACAGTCAATAAAAGTAAACTCTATGTTCTTTGCATTATTCTTCTTTGTCTTAGGTTGGTTTAAGTGGCGCGCTAGACACACTCTGCGGACAAGGATTTGGTGCAGAGGAATATCACATGTTGGGAATTTATCTACAAACCTCATGCATTATATCTtttactttttctgtcatcataTCCATTATTTGGTTTTTTACAGAACACATTCTAGTGTTTCTTCATCAATCACAAGACATTGCTAGAACAACTGCACTCTATATGAAGTTTCTTATACCAGGATTACTTGCATTGAGCATCTTGCAAAACATATTGAAATTTCTACAAACACAATCTGTAGTAATGCCACTGGTAATCCTTTCAGCACTCCCGGCACTTGTTCATTTTGGTATTGCATATGGACTTGTTCATTGGACAAGTCTTAAGTTCAAAGGAGGACCAATTGCAACTTCTATTTCACTATGGATATCAATAGTACTTTTAGTATCATATATTATGTATGCAAAGAAGTTCAAGAATACATGGAGAGGATTTTCAATGCAATCATTTCATTACTTAATCACAAACACTAAGCTAGCTCTTCCATCCGCAGCAATGCTATGGTATGAGTTTCTAAAAGCCTTTCGCTTTATTTGTCTCTTTTGATGATTTATCTTAGAAAGAAAAGTTTGCTAAAACATTATCTTCTAGGTTACACAAAAGCTAAGATCCTTATATTATGAATCTTACTATTTTTATACTTTGCAAGTTTGGAGTATTGGGCTTTTGAAGTTCTGGTTTTTTTAGCTGGATTAATGTCTGACTCGCAAGTAACAACTTCATTGATTGCAATATGGTATGatttttatatcttttttttgTCACTAGAACGAAGAGAAGAAATATTCATAAGATTCACGGTTGTTATTCTTCAAAATAAATTGCAGTACAATCACACAACTCGTTGCTTACATGATCACTTATGGTCTTAGTGCCGCTGCAAGGTTAGTTGGTCTAAGTTGAATTACTCTCCTTTTTCGATATTATTGCATACTCTCTTCTGAACCAACGGTTTAAGAAAGCACGCGGTCTACAAATCTTAATCGTTGGATGTAGATCAATGACTCATTCTAACTTTatcaaatcaattttaaaatatgagaCATCACATTTTCATCCAACTGTCAAGATCTGCGATGAAACAATGTGATTGTATGACTGCTGACAATCCAATTTCCTTCCTCAGTTGCATTTATTGAACATATATTGAAAATTTTGAACTCAAATTTTATAGCACAAGGGTTTCCAACGAATTGGGAGCAGGCCAACCGGAAAGAGCTAAACATGCGATGAGAGTCACTCTAAAGCTCTCTCTCCTCCTTAgtttatgttttgttttgataCTTGTATTTGGTAATGGTGTATGGATTCAACTGTTCAGTAGTAGTCCTACTATCAAGCAGGAGTTTTCTTCAATAGCACCCTTGCTTGCTATTTCTATACCTTTAGATTCTATCCAAGGTGTCTTATCAGGTTTGAATCATCTGTTGTAACTTAGGCTTTCTATACATCATGATCATTATCAAAATAATCTTAGGGCGAAAATGTCTGAAATACTGCAGGGGTGGTTAGAGCTTGTGGTTGGCAGCACTTAGCTGTTTATGTCAACCTTACAACTTTTTATCTCATCGGTTTGCCCATTTCATGTCTCCTTGGATTTAAGACTAATTTGCAATTTAAGGTAAAATAGCTATCTCACAAATTCGCAGCGTAACTGTGTTGTGTTTGGAGAGAGAGAATTTGTTAGCAGCATGAACTGAATTCTGAACCACATTCTTAATCATTATGTTTCTTTTGAATTATGATATAGGGTTTATGGATTGGTCTGATCTGTGGGCTGGTGTGTCAAACTGGGGCACTCTTACTTTTGACAAGGCTTGCCAAATGGACTAAACTGAATCTCTCAGAGAACAAAAATCAAGACCAACATATTGTTGTTTGACAACTGAGTGTCTGCCAATTAGGACTAAATAAGTCTGTTTTTGGTACCACGGTGTTGATGTGTTGCAGAGTTAAATACTTACATATATGATGTAACTAAGTTTTCTATAAAGTGGTTTCTATTCCAGAATAGGACAGGAACTCCAATTGCAGCATCCCACAAATTCTATCATCAAAGAGATAATTAGTTTTGCTGCCAAAGGAAAGTAGTATAACTATGAGGCGGACACCAGATTGAGCGTGTTGGAGTTTTCGACACTTGTGTAACAATCGTATGACACTTATTGGAAAACATAAACAAGTCttctcaaaaaatatttttttccaacACCCACCCTTTGAATAGATGTCTCATACTCGTATGAAAATCATATGACACATGTCGGACAATTCAGAGAAGCGTTCTATACATATCAACTTACCTATCTTAAATGCATTGGATTTATCGATCAAGTGCTGATACTTGATATTTCCTGCAGGACTATTAGCCATTTGTACTTTGACATAAATTATAACCCAAAATATAGTCTATTATCAGATGACAGATTTTTCTCGCCAGTTCTGGTACATTATATGCCACCTGAATTTAACTATCTCGCAAGCAGTGAATCGGCCAGTTCTGGTACATACTGCATAATCTTAGTACTCAAGTAGGTAGCAACAGGTTTGCGTGTTGAGCTGGTGTTTTCATCTGTGAGTTGTCTCGGGGCTGTCCTAGAGATTGGCCTACTGGCAGCAAGTGCCTTTGCTAAGTGGAATAGGTTTCTAAGTTAATAACAGGGGTTTGGCATCGTTGGTCTAAACTGTTGGGTGTGTTCAAAGCATATATGAGTCGTTCGTATAGGTTTTGGCTGTGCTATCTTTCGCCGAATATCGTGTTGTTTGATTCCAAATCCACCTGAAACTCTGCAAAACCGCCAAACAGAAGTAGCCATGGGATATGTTGGTTTTGTGTCTGCAAGTCTTGGAGTGTATTATCCTTAATTTGTTTCCTTATGGCTGTATCTGTTCTGTCAGGTGTGTGTTTTATAGTTCATATCTCTTGCGCTGATGGTTAGAattgtaaaatattttgtttagttCTTGGGCATTTCTTATGCCTGATATTAATATATTTCTTTTGctgtttaaaaaattatattacaagAGTTCTAATTAAAGAATGAATTGATAATTAAAAAATGTGCATAAGTTTACTTATTTAGTGTAATATGGTTAATTATTAAATTTGTGAATTAGTGACataattaattactaaattaaaagttgactatatatttattttaattaattacataattaaaataaatactatatattcatttgatttttaaatattttatatatttatctctttttttttttactatatatTTATCTCTTAATTTGTACTATtctcatatttaaatattttatctttttatttatgGTTAGTAATTTAAtggagaaaaaaattatattgtcaGTATCTTTGCTACTAACTCCCTGTAAtgtttttaccaaaaaaaaaaaaaaaactccctgTAATGCACTTTAATGCAGAAAAAACTTTTATGTTTTAACCTCCATAATAAATAGCACGCGATTGTTACATTTGACATTAAAATTGTTATTACATTTATTAATTTGGTGTATCATGCTAaagtattaaatttaaatttatatatatgttaagtttttatgtaattaataaaatgtatttttttcatcaaaattatttttaattattttcttgtcCATTttcattttactatttattttaaaacaaacatgTCTATGTGTtaatcttttttctctctcctccattataaaaataaatgattgaggagagagaaaaaaacaatttccatcttattttaaaatctaattgttcatattcattctcacattctcatataacttactcattctcataatatatatatatatatatatatatatatatatatatatatatatattatatatatatatatatatatatatatatatatatatatatatagggacgactcaagtgaaaacacttggttattatgagaaatgagaacaatgaatcacgaccattaaattttgattttgttggttTTAATAGACTAgattagtttatatatatatatatatatatatatatatatatatatatatatatatatatatatatatatatatagggggcgactcaagtgagaatacttggttataatgagaaatgagaacaatcaaTTATAGCCCTTAGATTCTATTAAATGAAATTTGTGGTATAGATTATATCTTATTTAAAATAAACATGTGATTAAATGTTAAACACAATCATAACTTACTCCTCAATTGCAATGATAGGTTCCAAAGTCACTCGCTCAATTGCATTGCGTGAAGTAGTCGCAACTACAATAGATCAACCGTCTCCTCCTAAAAACAACGGTGATCAAGTCATTATGAACATTCTGCCACATAAAGATCTCATTCAGCCCCCCATGTTCGTAGGTTtaactccacaatttcaacaaggTGAATTGTCGTTCATACCTCCAACATCGCCGATGGTACCAAGACTAAAGATGCTGCCTTGATTTCAAATGTTGCAAGCCAACCTTGGCGTGCAAGGTTCTAACGAACTATTACATAATGTTTACACATCAGAATTTGCGGGCAACGGATAAGAGGTTGCTTCGCCTTAAAGAAAGCCTACACAATACAAATCTGAAGAGCAACACGGTGCAAGAGGTTGCTTCCTGAAGGAGTCATATTATCGTCCCTAATATAACTGCATCTCGCTGGAATGCAGCGCCAAGATGTCTGAGTCATCAGAGAAGCCAAAGACGCCAAACTTCTCCTCTCTGCCTTGAAAGAGGCTGAGGATGTCACGCAATCCCTGAGGAATAAATGGAGAAGTTTCAAATTAAAAATTGCGAGAAACATCATATTTTACTTCGTATCCTCGATAGTTGGATATTGAAATCACTAGAGAACACCCCCCCAAAGCAGAATAGTTATGATGGAAAGGGGGATCCGGATGAACATGGGCAACGTGTTGACGATTGTCTGAACTACTATCATGTGGATGACGAGGTAAAGTGCAAGCTCTTGTCACTAACTTTGACCGAGTTAACTATGATCTGGTTCAAATATTTCCCCAACGGAAGCATTGATTTGTGGACCGACTTGTCTGAGAATTCCACTGCTCGCTTCACAATCCAAAAAAGGCAACCTACGATGATCATTTATTTTTCTATCGATCTAAGAATCAGTGTACCGTCTGGCGACGATCATTTACGTTTCTGTCGATCTAAGAACCAATGTACCACCTGACGAGGATCATTTATTTTCCTATCGATCTAAGAACCAACGTGTCGTCTGACGATGATCACTTACTTTTCGGTCGATCTATGCACTAGTATGCAATCTAGAGacaatctatttattttttatcatctcGTTTCTTTCTGCTCGTCAAAGGACAAAATTTAAGTCCTTTATATTTAATTATCTATCACAAAAGATTATTTCAAGACTTTCGTCATTCATATTCaatagttaaatataattaaatagagACAGCTGTAATACCATACTGCTGACTTGTTTTCTGTCCAATTGAAAattttgcaaaaaataaaaatacaatatttatttCTGTTGTTTAAAATGCTTTTAGTTTTAGATTAAAACGATGCGTCTAAAATAATGATTTGATTGTCGTTTAAAactcaaatttataatatttgagagacTTGAAAAGGTAAAAATATGATGAGCTTGGTTTTATATTTTCGAACATGTAAATGTACTTGAATTTAAGCATCAGAAACCTCAAAAACACACTCTAGGATTGTAAAATCTAGAAGACATTTTGTCATTTTCAAGAATTTCTTAAATTTAAGGgatagaatttttattttttttactaagcAAACATGGCTCataaaagtcaactgaatttATCATACAGTACAACCCATaagaaatcttccattaatgatGATCTTAAtgtcacatcacatgctaaataGAGTATGCATTTATTTTTTACTTACACTCTAAAAGGCGCAATAATAGGAAACGGATCTTCTTGTATTCTTGTCTTCCGCCAAATCCAAGTATCCAACGGCTAAGAAaccttagaagaaaaaaaaacattttgtgTGGTTTATACCAAACAACATTATTAAATCAATCAACCTCATTTTTTGCAACCTCGTGCTTCTCGTGAGGGTGCTTTGAGAGGTTTAACCAGTAAGAAAATCTCTCTTTCGCTCTCTCAACATGGCGACAACGGCAAGTAGCATTTCAGAAACACCTCTATTACTCGCAACTCATGATGATAACGGAAACCACAAGACAGAGAGATGGTGGAACAAAGTCTTGGACATGGAGGAAGCCAAACATCAACTCATGTTTTCACTGCCAATGATTCTTACAAACTTGTTCTATTACTTAATCACTTTGGTTTCTGTCATGCTTGTTGGTCACCTTGGTGAGCTTCAGTTAGCCGGTTCAACTCTCGCTCATTCTTGGTTTAGTGTCACCGGCTCCGCGGTTATGGTAATTTAcaatttttgtttgtttccttAAAAAATTGTATGTGTTCCTTAAGTTAGAAATATAGTTATCCTAGTTGGGTTAAAACAATTATTGGCTTCATTGGACCTCAGAGACTTGGACTTGTGGGAACCTCATTGTCCTTTGAGATTAATTATTGGTTGAAGATGGACATAAGAACTTAATTTGCTTGGATTGAGTTCTCTTCGATATTCACCGGTTGGATATTCTTACTGTTAATTTTCATAGGGTATACATACTTAAGCATTATTGGCCTCCAAATATGGTTTTATTGCTGCTCTGCACCAGAATGTAAAATTGCTTCAGGATGCTTATGCAAATTCTAAAATAAAGCTTGAACAAATTGTTTCATGCATGCTGTATTGTAGCGGGTTGTGGCGCATTATTACCATGACTCCTGAATTTGCATTGATGTACTTGGAGCTGCCTTCTAGCATCCTAATGACTGAGGCAGTTATATCTGTGACTGATGTTTCAAGGCAGTATCTTCCTAGCCGATACGGGAATATAACAAAGTTCCAAAAAGAGGTTATGACCTTGGCCCTATTTTTCATAGAACAGGTTTGGAATCGCCAACTGTCGCTGTGTGTGGTGAACTTTTATCTAAAATGTGATGAGTGTGACAATTTGTTCATATCTAGCCGGGTTTATTCTCAGGTGTTTTACTTGAGGGGGCAAGAGTTTTTCTATCAGTATATTGTAACATGGATCAACAAAGCTCTTTCCATTACTTTGGGTTGTTTTTTGGAATGCAAGAAAAGGGGTTAGTGAGCTTCACTGTGGCCTATCAATTTTCAGTGAGATCAAGATTGACAGAAGAGTTTTTTTAGCAAATATAAAGGCAAATACACATTCACATGTGGCAAGGCCCTTGTATACAGAAACATGCGCATTGATTATGCTAAATTTGTGGCTGAATGTGGTTTCACTAGCAGAGTCTTTAGTTCAGACTGTGGGATCCAGGAAAGGTAGTAATAAGATTTTACAACCTTGAGGTCAAGGTTGTTCTTGAAGCGGTGAGTAATGATAGGAAGTGGAATTAGTTTTTAAACAACTTAATTATTTAAGTTAGAAAGATAATTATCCTAGTTGGGCTAAATAATGTTT includes these proteins:
- the LOC131627985 gene encoding protein DETOXIFICATION 19-like yields the protein MASSISETPLLLATQEDNGNHNTQRWWNKILDMEEAKHQLMFSLPMILTNLFYYLITLVSVMLVGHLGELELAGSTLANSWFSVTGVAVMVGLSGALETLCGQGFGAKEYHMLGIYLQSSCIISFIFSIIISIIWFYTQHILVFLHQSQDIARTAALYMKFLIPGLLAYSILQNILRFLQTQSVVVPLVILSAIPTLIHVGIAYGFVEWTGLNFIGGPIATSVSMWISVILLGLYVMYAKKFEKTWRGFSMQSFHYLFTNMKLALPSAGMVCLEYWAFEIMVFLAGLLPNSQITTSLIAICANTELFAYMITYGLSAAASTRVSNELGAGQPERAKNAMKVTLKLSLILGLGFVLLLVFGHDLWIQLFSNSPIIKEEFASITPLLAISILLDAVQGVLSGVARGCGWQHLAVYVNLATFYLIGLPISCFLGFKTNLQYKGLWIGLICGLVCQTGTLLLLTWRIKWTKLNLSADKDKDQPIVV
- the LOC131627986 gene encoding protein DETOXIFICATION 18-like, whose amino-acid sequence is MATSSIPDGTATPNLHATVDDRKQKWRNKILDIEEAKHQVMFSLPMILTKLLYYSIAMVSVMLVGHLGELELAGATLANSWFGVTGVAVTVGLSGALDTLCGQGFGAEEYHMLGIYLQTSCIISFTFSVIISIIWFFTEHILVFLHQSQDIARTTALYMKFLIPGLLALSILQNILKFLQTQSVVMPLVILSALPALVHFGIAYGLVHWTSLKFKGGPIATSISLWISIVLLVSYIMYAKKFKNTWRGFSMQSFHYLITNTKLALPSAAMLCLEYWAFEVLVFLAGLMSDSQVTTSLIAICTITQLVAYMITYGLSAAASTRVSNELGAGQPERAKHAMRVTLKLSLLLSLCFVLILVFGNGVWIQLFSSSPTIKQEFSSIAPLLAISIPLDSIQGVLSGVVRACGWQHLAVYVNLTTFYLIGLPISCLLGFKTNLQFKGLWIGLICGLVCQTGALLLLTRLAKWTKLNLSENKNQDQHIVV